CGCGTCCGGGCGGTCGCTCCGCCCGCGTTCGCTCCGACGTTCACTCAGCGGTCTCGGCCCTCCAATCGGAGAACCCGCTCGCCGAGATCACGATGGCGCGGATCGCGGAGCGATCGGGTGTCCACCTCGGCACTCTCTACCGCAGGTGGGGCAGCGTGGACGGCGTCCTGCTCGACGTCGTGAGTGAGCGGCTGAGCGCGCGCTCGCCGGTGCCTGATACCGGCGATTACGCGAACGACCTGCGGGAGTATGCGCGCCAGGCCGCGGAAGACCTTGCAGGCTCGGAGGGCGTGCTGCTTCTGCGTACGCTCGTCTCCGTGCGACTCGGGGACGGGGGCTCCTTACCGCCGGCGTTGTCGCGCCGGTTCGACGAGCTTCAGCACATGCTCGACCGCGCGGCGGCCAGGGGTGAGACCGTACCCACTTCCGAGGAGGTCTTCGAACTCGTCATCGCTCCGTTGTGCGCAAGCTTGCTGTTCGGCACCGATCCACCCCCGGTAGACCGGTTGGTCGAGAGGGTCGATCTCCTCGCCGCCCACGCGGCCCACGCCGAGGGCACGTGAGACCCGGGAGTCTTCCTCTCAAAGCCCCGCGCACTCCGCGCGACGCTTCTCCCGATCCCCTTGAACGGAGCGCGGCTCTTCACCGGTCTGTGGCCGCCACGTAGATCGGCGCTTCGCCCTCGAGCGGTCGGAGCGGTCACCGCCCGGTGCGGGCAGCAAGAAGTCGACGCTCCGCCTCATTCGCGGTCAGTTCCAGGGCGCGGAGATCCGCCGCGAGCGCCTCGTCGTCGCGTCCGAGCCTGCGCAGCAGGTGCGCGCGTACGGCGTGCCACAGGTGGGCTCGCGAGAGATCTCTCTCCAGTGCATCCACTTCGGTCAGCGCTGCGGCCGGCGCCCCCACCTGGTCGAGGGCGACGGCACGATTGAGCCGCACCACCGGCGATGCGTCGTAGCCGAGCAACAGGTCGTAGAGCACGAGCACCTGCCTCCAGTCCGTTGCAGCAGCGGTGTCAGCATCAGCGTGGCAGGCGGCGATGGCCGCCTGCAGCTGCCACCTGCCGGGGCGGTGCAGCCGCGCGGCCCGCTCAAGCTCGACGCGCGCCCGAGCGATGAGGGAAGCATCCCAACTGGATCGGTCCTGGTCGACGAGGAGGACAAGATCACCGTCGACAGATCGTGCCGACTCTCGTGCCCGGTGGAAAAGCAGCAGCGCGAGAAGCCCATGCGCTTCCGGCTCGCGGGGCAGTGCGGCCGCGACGACACCTGCGAGCCATACCGCGTCGTCGGCGAGGTCGCGGTCTGCGGTGGCGTCACCGCCGCCCACGAAATGGGCTTCGTTGTACATGACGGACACGATGGTCAGGACGATGTCGAGCCGGACCGCCCGGTCCGTCGCATCCGGAATCCGCAGTGGGATACCCGTGGCGCCTATCTTGCGTTTTGCTCGCACGATTCGTTGCGCTGTTGCAGGCTCGGTGCTGAAGGTGGCACGTGCGATCTGTGCGGTGGTGAGACCGCACACCGCGCGGAGCGTCAAGGCGAGCTGAGCCTCCGGCGCCAGAGCAGGGTGGCAGCAGCCGAAGAGCAGCGGCAGCCGCTCGTCGATCTCACCTGACGAGGCTTCGGGAGCCGATGGTGTTGGGTCTTGGGCAGGCACCATGCCCGCCAGCTTCTCGCGGTATCTCTTTTCGCGGCGCACGCGATCGAGCGCGTTGCGGCGCGCGGCTTGCGTGAGCCAGGCGCCCGGGTTCGGGGGAATCCCCTCCTTCCGCCAGGCCCGAAGGGCCTCCTCGACGGCCTCGGCCACCGCCTCCTCAGCGATGTCCAGACTGCTGAAGGAGCGGGCCAGCGCCCCGACGATTCGTCCGGACTGCTCGCGCACGACGCGGGAGAGGCGGAGATCGGATGCCGCGACCTCGCCGCTCGGCCCGCTCCGCGCGCCATCGTCGTCCGGTCGGGCCGCGGCATCCGCGTGGCTCACGTGTCGGACTGGCCGGAGACAGTCAGGATCGGGCGGATCTCGACGCCCCAGCCAGGGAGCTCGAGAAACGGCCATGACCGCACCAACGCGATCGCGGCGTCCATGTCGGGCACATCGATGATGCTGAAGCCGCCGATGACCTCCTTGGCCTCGGAGAATGGTCCGTCGACGACGACGGTACCGCTCGCGCTGTGTTTCACCGTGGTCGCCGGTCAGGCGGACGCGGTCGGTTCGCTGCGAAGGGACGATCAGAACGGGTTGGTCGACGGGTCCACGACCGCGCGAACCTCGACGCCACCGCCGGGAGCCGGGCACAGCTTGGCGATCGCGAGGGCGTGGACGAGATCGCGCGCCTCGATCACGTAATAGCCGTTGAGAGACTGCCCGGTCTCGATGATCGGACCCTCCGCCCTCGTGCCGCCGTCCTTGATGGTGGTAGCCGCGGGCGCGAGCGCCTCACCTCCCGCGAGGGACCCGCCGAGCTCGAAGACCCCCTCGCGAAACTTCCCGTGCGCCTCGACCACCCCACGCCATGCCTCGGGCGTCGCATTGATGTAGAACGACTGGTCGTCGTAGATGAGGATTTTGAACTTGGCCATGGAATGAGCTCCTTCACTGCGTCGCGGGCCGGCCAGTCCGGCTCCGTCACTAGTAACGGCGAACAGCTCACGCCGGATTCGACCGCTGGGCCGAGAAACCCCGGGTTCGATTCGCTCCCTCGCCGGGGCGACTCAGGAAATTCGCTTCGTCGTCGCGTCATGGGGTGATCGGTTCATCGGGGTTGCACCGTTTCATCGACACTTTCGCGCTAAGGCGTTCTTCCCCACGTCCTTCCCACGGGCCGCTCCGAGCGAAACGAAACTCCCGCGCCCTTCTTGGTCGCCAGGCTTCTGCGGGGGTTTCACATGGCGGTGACGGTGGGATTTGAACTCATACCGCCCGGCCTTTCGCCAGTGTACGAGGGCATCCTCACCGGTGTTTGCGCGGAAGTCGACCTTTCGCGGGCGTCCCCGAGGCTACAGATCGTGACACGATCTTTCTCACCGGTTTACTCGCGGTCAGGCACCCATCTGGCGCTTCACCACGCGCGCCGCGTTTCGGCCGCTCTCGATCGCTCAGCGTGCCCGACCGGCATCCGCCGCCCCGGGCACTTCCACTAGCCGACCCGTGCGGACGTCGTAAAGGAATCCGTGAACCGGGATGCGCGCGGGAACGAGCGGGTGGGTTCTGATGCGGACGATGTCGTGGATGACGGCCTGTGACTGGTCGCTGATGGTGAGCCAATCGATGTCGGCACCGGCGTCGGAACCCGGGCTGTCACCGACGTCGTAGAACCCGTCGGGGCCGAGGGCTGCCGTGTCCAGACTGCTGGCGAGGAGTCCCGAGATGGTGTCGTTGGAGAAGAACTCCATGCCGCAATCGGTGTGGTGGATGACGAACCACTCGGAGGTGCCGAGCAGCTTGTAGGAGATGACGAGAGACCGGATGGCGTCGTCCGACGCGCGCCCGCCGGCATTGCGGATGACGTGCGCATCGCCCTCTCGAAGGCCCGCGTACTTGGCCGGGTCGAGTCGGGCATCCATGCACGTGAGGATGGCGAACCCTCGGGCCGGTGGGAGCGCGAGCTCGCCGAGTTCGAACGACGCGGCGTATCTCTCGTTCGCCGCAAGGACCTCATCGAGTACCGGCATCTTCGCTCCCTCACATCGGATGAGCCGAGAGTATGGCCTCACGACGGCCGGAGGGCCGGTGTGTCGTCGAATGACGGGAAGGAACGCACCGCCTCGCGCCGTCCGAAGGAGAATGAGGGTGCTCCCCACCGTTCATCACGACGTCCGCCGACCGCACCGCCGAGGAATCCCGATGTCCACACTGCTTCCGCTCGGACCCGACGAGCTGCTGGCGACCACTCGCGCTGTCCGGAAGCGTCTCGATCTGGACCGCCCCGTGCCGCTCGAGGTCGTGAAAGACGCACTCGGGATCGCCTTGCAGGCGCCATCGGGCGGCAACCGACAGACGTGGCACTGGATCATCGTCACCGATCCGGCTCTCCGCAAGACCGTCGCCGACTACTACGCAGCCTCGTACCGCGCCTACGCGTCGAACCAGCCGACGTCGCCTACCGCCGAACGCACCCGCATCGCATCCAGCGCCACGTACCTCGCCGAGAACCTGCACCGGGTGCCCGTCCTCGTCATCGGTGCGATCGAGACGGGGTCCGCCACCCTGCCGGCGGGTAATCAGGCGGGCCTGTGGGGGTCGGTGCTGCCCGCGGCGTGGAGTCTTTCCCTCGCGCTGCGCGCCCGGGGCCTCGGCTCAGCCTGGACGACCCTGCACCTGCAGTACGAGCGCGAGGTCGCCGACGCCCTCGGCATCCCTCCCACGGTTCACCAGGGAGTTCTGCTTCCGGTCGCGTACACGAAAGGCGTGGATTTCAAGCCGGCTCCGCGACGAGATCTCGATTCGGTCGTCCACGTCGACTTCTGGTGACGCAGCGGCTCTGAGGGACAGCCCGTCGGAGAACATCGCCTTTGTTACGGTCCGTGACTGGCTTTCCGAAGGTTCGACCCGCGGGCCCTGAGGGCTCCGAATAATCGGAAACATCCCGCCCCGACCGGCGTCACCGCCGGAGGACCTTCCGTGACAGGAGCCTCATGACCACCTCGAACTCGATCGCCGCTGAGGTATCCGACTTCGTGCCCGGCTTCACCCAGGCCATCGGACCCGCGCTGACTGCCGTCTTCGATGAGGAGCAGCGCGACTTGCGCGCCGCAGGGATCCCCGACGGAGCCGTTTCCGTGGGCGACGCCCTGCCGTCCGCCACCGTCATTGACTCCCAGGGCCGGTCCCATGACCTGGAGTCTTTGCTCGGAGAGGGCCCGACTGTCGTGGTGTTCTACCGCGGAGCCTGGTGCCCTTTCTGCAACATCACCCTCGCGCATTACCAGCGCACGCTTGCACCCGAGCTCGATGCGCGCGGTGTCGCACTCATCGCCATCAGCCCGCAGACCCCGGACGGTACGGCATCCGCGGTGGCGAAGGGAGAACTCGGTTACACCGTCGTCTCCGACCCCGGCAACGCGCTGGCCGGCGCGCTCGGCATCGTCACCGCGCCGAGCAGCGCCGCGCAGGAGGCCCACACCCAGCTGGGATTCGCGGTGAAGGACAGCAACGCCGACGAGACCCCCGCGATTCCGTTCCCGTCGGTGATCGTGGTCGACAGCGCGCGAAGGATCACGTTCGCCGACATCAAGGTCGACTACACCCAGCGAACGGAGACGGCGGAGATCCTCACCGCGGTGGATGCACTCGCCACCAGACGTAGCCGCTGAGGCAGGGAGTCATCCTTCATCGCCCGCGGATGTCCGAGGACGTGCGGCGATGACGAGGTCGAGCGCGCGGACCAGGTCGCGGAGGATGTCGTCGACCCGCTCCAGCCCGATCGACAGGCGCACGAGCCCCGGGGTGATCCCCAGAGACAGCCGCTCGTGCTCTTCCAGCTTGGCGTGGATCGTGCTCCCGGTGTGGATGGCGAGGCTTCGCACGTCACCGATGTGCGTCATCTGACTGACGAGCCGAAGCTCGTCGAGGAATGTGCGCGCGGCGGCCCTTCCCGCCGCCAGATCGATGGCGATGATGGACCCCGCACCGTCGGGCAGGTACTTCTTCGCCGTCGGCCGGTGGGGGCTGCCGGCGAGCCCCGGATAGTGCACGGCGGCGAGAGCCGGATGGCCGACGAGCTCGGCCGCGATCCGTTCGGCGTTGGCCACGTGGCGCTGCATCCGCAGTGAGAGGGTCTCGATGCCGTGCAGCAGGAGGAAGGTGCTGCTCGGCGGCACCGTTGGACCGTACTCCAGCACGATGACCGACCGCAGGTATGCTCCCAGAGCTGCGGCGCCGAAGCGCTGCGTAAACGGATCGGGGCCGTAGGGCCCGCTGCGGGCCAGCTGCGGGAATCGGTCGGCGTGCGCCTCCCAGTCGAAGCGTCCGCCGTCGATGATCGCCCCGCCGATGACGGCGCCGTGGCCCGCGAGCCACTTGGAGGTCGAATGCACGACCACATCCGCGCCCCACTCCAGGGGTCGGCACAGGTAGGGAGTGGCGACGGTGTTGTCCACGACGAGAGGCACACCGGCGCGGGCGGACACGTCGGCCAGCTTTTCCAGGTCGACAACGTCGCCGAGCGGATTGGGAATGGACTCGGTGTAGATCGCCTTGGTGTTCGGGCGGATCCGTTCGAGCCACTCCGACGTCGGTGCGAGAGCATCCACCGCTTCGAACTCGAGTCCCTGCCTGCGCAGTGCCCCCCGGAACATCTCCCGGGTCCCCTCGTAAAGGCTCCGCGTGGTGAGGATGTGGTCTCCGGCGGACGCGACCGCGAAGAGCGCGGCAGCGATGGCCGCCTGACCGCTGGCGACGAGGATGCCGTCGACGCCGCCTTCGAGGTCGGCGAGCCGCCACGCAGCGACGAGGTTCGTGGGGTTGTCGTTGCGCGAGTAGGCCCGTCGGGCGCTTCGCCCTGCGAAGCGCTCCACCCCGTCGTCGAAGTCCTCGAAGAGGTATCCCGCTGTCTGGTACACCGGGGTGATGCGAGCGAACGCCTCGGCGTCGATGATCTCCCCCGCGTGGATCTGACGGGTCTCGAAGCCCCACCGCTCGTCCGCCCCGGTCATCCCACCGCTCCTCTCCCGACTGCGTCGCCCATCGCGCGGATCGCGTCGGCGAGCACCGGCCGCGGTGTCGCGAAGACGATCCGGACGAAGTCTTCGAACCCCTTGCCGAGCAGAGCCCCCTCGGTCAGGACGACGCCCGCGTGCTCTCGGAAGAACGCGGCGGGCGGACCGGGAAGGCTCAGCGCCGAAGTGTCGATCCAGCCGATGTAGGTCGCTTCGGGCATTCGGTAGCGGGCACCGGGCAGGTGTTCCGCGAGCACGTCATGGAGGTCCTGCCGTTCCGAGTCGAGGTAGCGCACCACCTCCTCCAGCCACGGTCGACCTTCGCGGTACGCGGCGATTGCGGCCACCACACCGAGCGTCGCCGCGCCATGCTGCACGGCGAAGCCGAATCGACGGTAGGCCGCCTGGTCGGCGTCGTTGGACGTGATCAGTTGGGCGGTCTTCAAACCGGCGAGGTTCCATGCCTTGGATGCGCTGGTGCCGGTGATCGTATGGGCTGCTGTCGCGTCGGAGAGCGACGCGTAGGGGACGTGCGGCACCCCTTCGTACCTCAGCGGGGCATGGATCTCATCGGCCAACACGCGCCCACCGTGGCGATCGACGATCTCGGCCAGCGCGCCGAGCTCTGCGCGGGTGAGGACGGTGCCGGTCGGGTTGTGGGGATTGCACAGCACCAGGGTGCGCGCCCCCGCGGCAAAGGCCGCGTCGATCCGGTCGAGGTCGTGCTGCCATCGTCCGTCGACGACAGCGCCCGGCACCTCGACAACAGGATGACCGATGGTCGGCAGGTAGGTCAGGAACGGCATGTAGGCGGGCGTCGGTACGATCACGGCCGATCCTGCCGGCGCATATTCGGTGACCGCGACACCCAGCGCTGCCATCACATCCGAGACGGGGTGGACCCGCTCGGGATCGATGTCCCACGCGTATTCCGCTCGCATCCACTCCGCGGTCGCGTCGCCCAGTTCCGCGGCCAGCGGCGGTGACAGGTACCCGAGTATGCCCTCATCGACGGCGCGGTGAAGGGCCTGCGAAACGGGCGGGGCGACGCCGAAATCCATCTCCGCGACCCAC
The Microbacterium sp. SLBN-154 DNA segment above includes these coding regions:
- a CDS encoding TetR-like C-terminal domain-containing protein is translated as MDGVLLDVVSERLSARSPVPDTGDYANDLREYARQAAEDLAGSEGVLLLRTLVSVRLGDGGSLPPALSRRFDELQHMLDRAAARGETVPTSEEVFELVIAPLCASLLFGTDPPPVDRLVERVDLLAAHAAHAEGT
- a CDS encoding RNA polymerase sigma factor codes for the protein MREQSGRIVGALARSFSSLDIAEEAVAEAVEEALRAWRKEGIPPNPGAWLTQAARRNALDRVRREKRYREKLAGMVPAQDPTPSAPEASSGEIDERLPLLFGCCHPALAPEAQLALTLRAVCGLTTAQIARATFSTEPATAQRIVRAKRKIGATGIPLRIPDATDRAVRLDIVLTIVSVMYNEAHFVGGGDATADRDLADDAVWLAGVVAAALPREPEAHGLLALLLFHRARESARSVDGDLVLLVDQDRSSWDASLIARARVELERAARLHRPGRWQLQAAIAACHADADTAAATDWRQVLVLYDLLLGYDASPVVRLNRAVALDQVGAPAAALTEVDALERDLSRAHLWHAVRAHLLRRLGRDDEALAADLRALELTANEAERRLLAARTGR
- a CDS encoding YciI family protein; amino-acid sequence: MKHSASGTVVVDGPFSEAKEVIGGFSIIDVPDMDAAIALVRSWPFLELPGWGVEIRPILTVSGQSDT
- a CDS encoding YciI family protein; translated protein: MAKFKILIYDDQSFYINATPEAWRGVVEAHGKFREGVFELGGSLAGGEALAPAATTIKDGGTRAEGPIIETGQSLNGYYVIEARDLVHALAIAKLCPAPGGGVEVRAVVDPSTNPF
- a CDS encoding beta-class carbonic anhydrase → MPVLDEVLAANERYAASFELGELALPPARGFAILTCMDARLDPAKYAGLREGDAHVIRNAGGRASDDAIRSLVISYKLLGTSEWFVIHHTDCGMEFFSNDTISGLLASSLDTAALGPDGFYDVGDSPGSDAGADIDWLTISDQSQAVIHDIVRIRTHPLVPARIPVHGFLYDVRTGRLVEVPGAADAGRAR
- a CDS encoding nitroreductase family protein, whose translation is MSTLLPLGPDELLATTRAVRKRLDLDRPVPLEVVKDALGIALQAPSGGNRQTWHWIIVTDPALRKTVADYYAASYRAYASNQPTSPTAERTRIASSATYLAENLHRVPVLVIGAIETGSATLPAGNQAGLWGSVLPAAWSLSLALRARGLGSAWTTLHLQYEREVADALGIPPTVHQGVLLPVAYTKGVDFKPAPRRDLDSVVHVDFW
- a CDS encoding peroxiredoxin-like family protein — its product is MTTSNSIAAEVSDFVPGFTQAIGPALTAVFDEEQRDLRAAGIPDGAVSVGDALPSATVIDSQGRSHDLESLLGEGPTVVVFYRGAWCPFCNITLAHYQRTLAPELDARGVALIAISPQTPDGTASAVAKGELGYTVVSDPGNALAGALGIVTAPSSAAQEAHTQLGFAVKDSNADETPAIPFPSVIVVDSARRITFADIKVDYTQRTETAEILTAVDALATRRSR
- a CDS encoding O-acetylhomoserine aminocarboxypropyltransferase/cysteine synthase family protein; this encodes MTGADERWGFETRQIHAGEIIDAEAFARITPVYQTAGYLFEDFDDGVERFAGRSARRAYSRNDNPTNLVAAWRLADLEGGVDGILVASGQAAIAAALFAVASAGDHILTTRSLYEGTREMFRGALRRQGLEFEAVDALAPTSEWLERIRPNTKAIYTESIPNPLGDVVDLEKLADVSARAGVPLVVDNTVATPYLCRPLEWGADVVVHSTSKWLAGHGAVIGGAIIDGGRFDWEAHADRFPQLARSGPYGPDPFTQRFGAAALGAYLRSVIVLEYGPTVPPSSTFLLLHGIETLSLRMQRHVANAERIAAELVGHPALAAVHYPGLAGSPHRPTAKKYLPDGAGSIIAIDLAAGRAAARTFLDELRLVSQMTHIGDVRSLAIHTGSTIHAKLEEHERLSLGITPGLVRLSIGLERVDDILRDLVRALDLVIAARPRTSAGDEG
- a CDS encoding MalY/PatB family protein, which translates into the protein MTPRLKAGAHPFDRVARDRLDRPESRKWSLHPGAVGAWVAEMDFGVAPPVSQALHRAVDEGILGYLSPPLAAELGDATAEWMRAEYAWDIDPERVHPVSDVMAALGVAVTEYAPAGSAVIVPTPAYMPFLTYLPTIGHPVVEVPGAVVDGRWQHDLDRIDAAFAAGARTLVLCNPHNPTGTVLTRAELGALAEIVDRHGGRVLADEIHAPLRYEGVPHVPYASLSDATAAHTITGTSASKAWNLAGLKTAQLITSNDADQAAYRRFGFAVQHGAATLGVVAAIAAYREGRPWLEEVVRYLDSERQDLHDVLAEHLPGARYRMPEATYIGWIDTSALSLPGPPAAFFREHAGVVLTEGALLGKGFEDFVRIVFATPRPVLADAIRAMGDAVGRGAVG